In Erigeron canadensis isolate Cc75 chromosome 1, C_canadensis_v1, whole genome shotgun sequence, a single window of DNA contains:
- the LOC122593491 gene encoding stress-response A/B barrel domain-containing protein UP3-like: MINAVKGLGSIDVVLHVGVGELHRPTSSSLTFSHMIYCRFRSMDDYQVYCAHPAHMRVLTENVEPIVDDGVLFDWISNGLNESPKPGSAVRVTLLKLKDGLVENEKNKLVMEVIMEGIKNQSKGMNQQQISFGENLSQHIRTKGYSIGIITVFPGPADLEASNSAADLVKEKAKDSIESELVADYVFPPPKVANH; the protein is encoded by the coding sequence ATGATCAATGCAGTCAAAGGGTTGGGTTCAATTGACGTTGTTCTCCATGTCGGTGTTGGAGAACTCCACCGACCTACATCGTCTTCCCTCACCTTCAGTCACATGATCTACTGCCGTTTCAGATCAATGGATGATTATCAGGTCTACTGTGCTCATCCTGCACACATGAGGGTTCTCACTGAGAATGTAGAACCAATAGTTGATGATGGTGTGCTTTTTGACTGGATATCTAACGGTCTTAATGAATCACCAAAGCCAGGATCTGCAGTAAGAGTTACGTTACTGAAGTTGAAGGACGGTTTGGTAGAAAATGAGAAAAACAAGTTAGTAATGGAAGTGATCATGGAAGGTATTAAAAATCAGTCAAAGGGAATGAATCAACAACAGATAAGTTTTGGTGAGAATTTATCTCAGCATATAAGGACAAAGGGATACTCAATCGGTATAATTACTGTTTTCCCTGGACCTGCTGACTTGGAGGCTTCGAATTCAGCTGCAGATTTGGTCAAAGAGAAAGCAAAGGATTCGATAGAGAGTGAACTGGTAGCTGATTATGTGTTTCCACCACCAAAGGTTGCAAACCactaa